Genomic DNA from Thermobifida alba:
GGTGTTCGCGCCCGCCGAGGGGCTGGCCGAGGCCCAGCGGCTGCTGGAGCAGGGGTACGCCTTCCACGCCCACGAGGTGCTGGAGGCGGTGTGGAAGGCGGCCGAGGGGCCCGAACGGGAGTTGTGGCGCGGTCTGGCCCAGGTGGCTGTGGGGCTGACGCACGTCCAGCGCGGCAACGCCCTGGGGGCCGCCCGGCTGCTGCGCAGGGGGGCGGAGCGGGTGTCCGAGTACGGCGCCGCCGCCCCGCACGGGGTGGACGCGCCGGGGGTCGCCGCGTACGCACGGGCCGCGGCCGACCGCGTCGAGGCGGGGGAGGCGGACCGGGTCGACCCGGCCGGACTGCGACTCGTCCGGGACCCGGGGGTGTGACGGACCCCGTCGTTGAGAAGGCGGCCTCCCCGGAGGGCGTCTCCGGTCGGACGGCGGACGGCCGCCGGTCGGCGCCCGCCGGCGTCCGGCCGTGCCGCGGCGCCGCGCCCCGGCCGACTGCGCCGCATGTTCCTTATGTGTTCTTTATCACACTTTCTCCGCTTTTGTGAGAAAAGCGAGATATAAATAATTCCTCCTCCTTTCAAGATTGATGTCGTATTCCCTGGGTTGCTGTCGGGTCACAGGTTCCAGGGATTTCTCGAAAAGCTTCTTTGGGGCCTCACTTTTTCGGGTAACGATGCGTAGACTCCCGGCACATCGCATTCACTGACGCGATGAAAACGATGGGACTTTCCCGATCATGGAGGCACCGGCAAGACCCCGTCTGACGCGCTCTCGGGCGAACCGTCCGGACCGCCCCGGCCGGCGGCACACGCGCCCAGGCGGGGCCCTGCCCGTCTGGAGGAGGACGGATTGACCGGGCTCAACCTCGCCGCCGACAGCGGCACAGGGCTCGCTCTGCACGGCATGGATCTCACCCTCGTCATCGTGGTCCTGGCGGTGGCGCTGCTCGCGCTGGCCGTCGCAGGAGCGCTGGTGCGTGAGGTTCTCACCGCGAATCAGGGCACAGAGCGCATGCAGAATATCGCACGAGCGGTCCAGGAAGGAGCGGCCGCCTATCTCAAACGCCAATTCCGCACCCTGGGTGTCTTCGTCATCGTCATTCCCCTGCTGCTCCTGCTGCTTCCGGCGGACTCGGAGGCCGTCCGCTGGGGGCGTTCGATCTTCTTCGCGGTGGGCGCGCTCTTCTCCGCGATGACCGGTTTCCTGGGGATGTGGCTGGCCGTGCGGGGCAACGTCCGGGTGGCCGCGGCCGCCCGTGCCGGGGAGGAGCACTCCGCCATGCGGATCGCCTTCCGCACCGGCGGCGTGGCCGGCATGTTCACCGTCGGCCTGGGCCTGCTCGGCGCGGCGGTCGTGGTCCTGGTCTACCGCGCGGACGCCCCCCTGGTCCTGGAGGGCTTCGGCTTCGGCGCGGCCCTGCTGGCGATGTTCATGCGGGTCGGCGGCGGTATCTTCACCAAGGCCGCCGACGTCGGCGCGGACCTGGTCGGCAAGGTCGAGCAGCAGATCCCCGAGGACGACCCCCGCAACGCCGCGACCATCGCCGACAACGTGGGCGACAACGTCGGCGACTGCGCGGGAATGGCCGCCGACCTGTTCGAGTCCTACGCGGTGGTCCTCGTCGCCTCCCTCATCCTGGGCCGGGTCGCCTTCGGCGTCGAAGGACTGGTCTTCCCGCTGCTGGTCCCGATGATCGGCGTCATCACCGCGATCATCGGCATCTTCGTGGTGGCGCCCCGCTCCCGCGACCGCAACGCCATGGCGGCGATCAACCGCGGCTTCTTCGTCTCGTCGGTCATCTCCGCCGTCCTCGTGGTGGTCGCGGCCCTGCTCTACCTGCCCGCCACCTTCGCCGACCTGGAGGGCGTCTCCCCCCAGATCGCCGCCCTGGACGGCAACCCCCGGCTCATCGCGATCGGCGCGGTCCTCATCGGCCTGCTCCTCGCCGCGGCGATCCAACTGCTCACCGGGTACTTCACCGAGACCAACCGCCGCCCGGTCCGCGAGATCGGGGAGAGCTCCCGGACCGGAGCGGCCACCGTGGTGCTCTCCGGCATCTCGGTGGGCCTGGAGTCGGCCGTCTACTCCGCGCTGCTCATCGCCGGAGCCGTCTACGCGGCCTTCCTGCTCGGCACCGGCAACATCACCATCAGCCTGTTCGCGGTGGCGCTGGCCGGAACCGGACTGCTCACCACCGTCGGGGTGATCGTGGCCATGGACACCTTCGGCCCGGTCGCGGACAACGCCCAGGGCATCGCCGAGATGTCCGGGGACGTGCAGGGCCCCGGAGCCGACGTGCTGACCAGCCTGGACGCGGTCGGGAACACCACCAAGGCGATCACCAAGGGCATCGCGATCGCGACCGCGGTGCTCGCCGCCACAGCCCTGTTCGGCGCGTTCCGCACCGCGGTCGAGGGCGAACTGGGGGCCGCGGAGTTCAGCCTCTCCGTCGACCGGCCCGACGTCCTGGTCGGCGTGATCGTCGGCGCGGCCGTCGTGTTCCTGTTCTCCGGGCTCGCCATCATGGCGGTGGGCCGCGCTGCGGGCCGCGTCGTGTACGAGGTCCGCGAGCAGTTCCGGACCCGGCCGGGGATCATGGACGGCACCGAGAAGCCCGAGTACGGCCGGGTCGTCGACATCTGCACCCGCGACTCGCTGCGCGAACTCATCACCCCCGGCCTGCTCGCGGTGCTCACCCCCATCGCGCTCGGCTTCGCCCTCGGCTACGCACCGCTGGGCGCGTTCCTGGGCGGCGCCATCGCCGCCGGGGCCCTCATGGCGGTGTTCCTCGCCAATTCCGGTGGGGCCTGGGACAACGCCAAGAAGCTCGTCGAGGACGGGCACCACGGCGGCAAGGGGTCGGAGGCGCACGAGGCCACCGTCATCGGCGACACCGTCGGCGACCCCTTCAAGGACACCGCCGGCCCGGCCATCAACCCGCTGCTCAAGGTGATGAACCTGGTCGCTCTGCTCATCGCGCCGAGCGTGGTCATGTACGCCGACAACCTCGCGCTGCGGATCGGGGTGACCGCTGTCGCGGTGGCCGTCCTCGTCGGCGCCATCGTGTGGGGCAAGCGGCGCGGCACGGACGGCCTCGCCTCCGAGGAGGCGGCCGGGGAGCGGCCGGAAGCCCTGGACTCCGGGCAGGGCGTCCCGCCCCAGGGCGGGGCGGACGCCTCGGAGCGGGCCCCCGTCGGCCAGGGAGGAGGCACCCCGGTCAAGGAGTGACCGGCGGCCCTCCCCGCCAGTCGACGACCCGTCGCGCCGGGAAGCACGCGGCTCCCCTTCCCGGCGCGACGCCTTTTCCGGGAGGCGGCAACCCCGGAGGTGATCTGGGAACGGTGTCCGGCACGTGGCAGACTGGCTGCATGACCGGTATGAGAGGGCTCGCCGTCATCGTCGGTGCGATGCTGGCCTTCATCGCCCTGCTGGCCATCGTGGCAACGGTGGTCTCGTCATGAGCCGTCGGTTGGTCGTGCTGCGACACGCCCAGGCGGAGCACTCCGCCTCCCTGCTCGACATCGAGCGCCCCCTCACCGGTGAGGGCCAGAAGCAGGCCAGGGCGGTGGGCGCGCTGCTGGCGCGCGAGGGACTGCTCCCCGAACACGTCCTGTGCTCCACGGCGCGGCGCACCCGGCAGACCTGGAGCCTGGTCGCGGGGGAACTGCCCTGCGAACCGGAGGTCGACTTCGACGCGGAGCTGTACACCGCCGACGTGGACACCGCGCTGCGGCTGGTCAACCTGGTCGGCCCGGAGGTGCGGACGCTGCTGCTGGTCGGCCACAACCCGACGGTGGCGCAGCTCGCCGCGGCGTTCGACAGCGAATCCGGGTACCTGTCCTTCCCGCCCGCCTCGGCGGCGGTGATCGACCTGGAGGTCGACTGGCTCTACGCCGCCCCGGGCACGGGAAGCCTCAGACTGCTGAACTGAACCGAGGCCGTCCGCGTGGCACCCGCGGCCCCGCCGGTGTCCGGCGGGGCGGATGCTGTCAGAGGTCGACTCGGTCGGCGGCCTCCACCTCCTCGCGGGAGATGCCCAGCAGGAAGAGCACGGTGTCGAGGTAGGGCACGTTCACCGAGGTGTCGGCCTGGGCACGGACCACCGGCTTGGCGTTGAACGCCACTCCCAGCCCGGCGACCCGGAGCATGTCGAGGTCGTTGGCTCCGTCGCCGATCGCCACGGTCTGGCTGAGCGGCACCCCCGCCTCCGCGGCGAACCGCTCCAGGGCCGTGGCCTTGCCCTTGCGGTCGATGATCGGTCCCACCAGTTCGCCGGTGAGTTTGCCGTCGACGATCTCCAGGACGTTGGCCGCCGCGTAGTCGATCCCGAGTTCTTCCACCAGGTAGTCGGTGAGCTGGGTGAAGCCGCCGCTGACGATCGCGCACTCGTAGCCGAGCCGCTTGAGGGTGCGGACCAGGGTGCGTGCCCCCGGGGTCAGCACCATCTTCTCCCGCACCTCTTCCAGCACGCTCGCGTCCAGGCCCTTCAGCAGGGCGACGCGGCGGCGCAGCGACTCCTCGAAGTCGAGCTCACCGCGCATGGCCTCCTCGGTGACCCGGGCGACCTCGTCGCCGCAGCCCGCGTGCTGGGCCAGCAGTTCGATGACCTCGCACTGGATGAGCGTGGAGTCGACGTCCATCACCACGAGGTGCTTGGAGCGCCGGTGCAGTCCGCTGGCCTGCACGGCCACGTCGACCGACTGGGTGGCGGCCTCCAGGGCCAGGTCGGTGCGGAGCTGGTCGAGGTCGGCGCCGGCCAGGGAGAGCGACAGCGCGGTCACCGGGTAGCTCGCCAGCCGCTCGATACGGTCGATGTTGGCTCCTGCCCGTGCCACGCAGGAGGCGATCGCGCCGACGGCTCCCGGACGCAGCGGGTCGGCCATGATCGTGACGTCCAGTCGGTTCCCGCTGGGGCGGACCCGTTCGCCGTCGACGGTGAAGTCGACCACCATGTCCAGATCGACGGCGACCTTGGAGACGGCCGAGCGGATCTCCTCGAACAGGCGTTCCCGGCGGACTCCGGGAGCGACCCGTTCGTCGACCGACAGCAGTGCGCCCAGGAGCAGACGCCCGCCGATGACCACCTGCTCCAGGTCGGCGACGGTGACCGGGAAGACCGACAGAGTGCTCAGCAGTCGAGCACTGATCCCTGGGCGGTCCCTGCCGGTAACCGTCACCAGAAGCGTTTCGGGCACGGAGTTCGCGAAAGTCATGACGGCTCTACGGTACTCTGCCGGGCCACCGCGGAGTAGACCAGGGCGCCGAACACCCCGTGTCGCTCCTACCCTGCTCATCAGCGGTGAAAGCCCTCCCGGACCGGTGCCCCTGTGTTCCATGTCACTACCGGGCGGGCGGGGAGCGCGGGGACGGCGGGGGTCAGCGGCCGCGTTTCCGTTTGGGCGCCTTGGTCCGCACCTCGATGCCGCCGAGCAGGCAGGTGCCGGTGAGCCGGACCGTGGGGGCGTTCGGGTCGGTGGCGCTGTCCACCTTGCCCAGGTCGACTCCGCCCAGGAAGGCGCTGGTCTGGTTGGTCACCCGCACGCCGTGGGGCACCGTGACCGACAGCCCGCCGAAGATGACCGCGCACTGGATGACGACCTCGCGCTGGGCCAGCACCGCCTCACGCAGGTCGAGGTCCACCCCGCCGAACAGCACGGACACGTTGGTGTGCGGTTCGACCAGCCAGCGCCCGCCGCGTTCGACGCCGCCGAACACCGCGGAGATGGTCTCCCGTCCCCGCCCCTCGGCCGCCAGCCGACGGGCCTCCTCGGTGGAGACCGACGGCATGCCCACCGGTTCGCCGGCGACCGCGGACGAGCCGCCGGACAGCGGGAGGTCGCGGGTGACCTCGGCCAGTTCGCCCACGGTCTTGGCCCGGTACACCCGGTCCAGCCGCTCCTCCAGTTCGTCCTGGTCGATGCGGCCCTCAGCGAGCGCCTCGCGGATCCGCGCGGCGCTGTGCTCCCGGTCCACGTCAGAGGCGCGGAGGCGGTCCGGCTCCATGGCGGAGTTCCTCGATTCTGGGTGCGGGGTCAACGGGACCAGGGGAACTTCTTCTCCCCCGGGGCGCGGGTCCTGACGTTGACGGAACCGAAGATCACCGTTCCCGTCAGGCGGACGGTGGGCGCGTCGACGGGGACCGCAGAGTCGGCCTTCTTGAGGTTGACCTCGCCGAAGATCGGCGTGGTCCGGTTGACGACCCGCACGCCGGGCGGAAGCGTCAGCTTCAGCTCGCCGAAGGTGACGGCGCACTGGATGACGACCTCGCGCTGGGTCAGCACCGCCTCACGCAGGTCCAGCGACACGGAGCCGAACAGCGCGGAGGCGTTGGTGCGCGGCTCCACCAGCCAGCGTCCGCTCCGGTCGGCGGAGGCGAACACCGCGACGATGTTCTCCGACCCCTCGGAGGAGGCGGGCAGCTCCGCGGCGGAGGAGGCCGCCGGGGCAGCGCCCAGGTCCGCGGTGATCGGCTCCAACTCCCCCAGTGTCTTGGCGGCGTAGAGGGCGTCCAGGCGTTCGGAGTGCTCCTCCGCGCTCAACCGGCCGTCGGCCAGAGCGTCGCCGAGGAGTTGAGCGACGCGGTCGCGGTCGGCGTCGGAGGCGCGCAACCGGTCCGGTCCCGGAGGTTTCGGGTGGTTCACGGCGTTTCCCATGGTCATGATTATTCTTCCAGACCAGCGTAGGCGAATCGGGAAACCACCCTGAAGAGTCCCGGAGTTTCCGCACGGCCGACCCTGAGATCACCCCGGTGGCTGCTCCACAACGGCGCAGTAGGCGGCGACGCGGGCCCGCCGCACCGCCCGGTCCAGCAGGCGCAGCGCGGTGCGGCGGGACTCCGTCTGCGCCCCGCTCAGCCCGTGCCCGCCCTCGTCGCCGGCCAGGCGGACCACGACGGCCAGCCGGTCGGCCAGCGCGGCCACGCGGTGTGCCCGCTGCGGGTAGCCGGGGGCGAGCCCCGTGGTGGGCGGGCGTTCCGGGTCGCGCAGCGCGGTCAGCGCCCGCTGCACCTCCGGTCCCCACGAGTGGGCGTCGCCGGTCCGTCCGAACAGCGCGGCCGATTCCCGGATCGCGGTGTTGAGGTCGTGCTCGGCCTCCGCCAGCGGGATCGACTCGGGACGGGAGTCGGCAGCCGGATACGGCCGCCAGGCCACCCCCCGGTAGGAGGAGCCGCGCAGGTCGGCGCGGGGGACCAGGCCGATCCTCCGGTCCGCCAGGCGGATCAGCACCGCCTCCCGGGCCTCGATGGCGGCGGCCGCCAGCTCCCTGCCGCCGGTCAGGCCGAGGGGGTCGCCGGGCACGGGGAGGCAGAGCCGGAACTCCGACAGGCCCAGGCCGCGCAGCCGGGCCAGTGCGCTGCGCAGCGGCACGCCCGGTTCGAAGGGAAGCCCGGGCTCGACCGTCGCCTCGGTCAGGTGCGGACCGGTGTGCCGTTCCACCGCGTCCACGGTGTCGTCGAGCCCCACCTGGCCCGCCAGCCAGGCGTTCCCCCAGGCCACCAGAGTCGCTGAGGACAGTTCTGCAAGCACCGGTCCAGCCTAGAACGGTCCGCGGCCCGCGCACCGGCACCGGAGCGGAATCCGGCGTTGACGGCGCTTCGGCGTCCAGTATGTTCGCCTCGGGTGTGAAGAAGGAGAGCAATGAACGGTTACGTGCTGCACATGAGCGGTGTCGGAGTACGCCGCGGTCAGACCGACCTGCTGGACGGGGTCGACTGGACTGTCGAGGAGGGGCAGCGCTGGGTGGTCGTGGGCCCCAACGGCGCGGGCAAGACCACGCTGCTGAGGATCGCCGCCACCCAGCTGTATCCCAGCCGGGGCACGGTGCACGTGCTGGGCGAGCGGCTGGGCGGGGGAGACGTGTTCGAACTGCGGCCGCTGATCGGCTTCGCCTCCTCCGCGGTCGCCGCCCAGATCGAGGACGACCTGGTCGTCCGGGACCTGGTCGTCAGCGCCGCCTACGGCTACCTGGGCAGCGGCCGGGAGGAGTACGGCACCCCCGACCACGCGCGGGCCCGCGCGCTGCTGGCCCGGTGGGGGGTGCTGCGGTTGGAGGACCGCGAGTTCGGCACGCTCTCGGAGGGGGAGCGCAAACGGGTGCTGATCGCCCGCGCGCTGATGGCCGACCCGGAACTGCTGCTGCTGGACGAGCCCGCCGCCGGGCTCGACCTGGGCGGCCGGGAGGACCTGGTGCGCCGGCTCGGGACCCTGGCGCAGGACGACAGCGCGCCCGTGATGGTGGTCGTCACCCACCACGTGGAGGAGATCCCTCCGGGCTTCACCCACGGCCTGCTGCTGAGCGGCGGCAGCGTCGTGGCCGCGGGGCCGCTGGAGGAGGCGATGACCGCGGAGAACCTCAGCCGGGCCTTCGGGATCGAGCTGAAGGTGGAGCACGACGGGGAGCGCTGGTCCGCCCGGGCGGCCTGACCGGCGTCCCGGCGCCGGACGTCCCGGGACGGCCGCCCCGGTCCCCGGCGCCGGAGCGGCGGTCCATAGACTGCACGCGATTCGGATGTCCGCAACACCGGTCCGGGGGCGTGCATGAACGCGTGGGAGGCCATCGCCGTCCTTGCGGCGGGAGCCGGGGCGGGAGCCATCAACACGCTGGTCGGCTCCGGTACGCTGTTCACCTTCCCGGTCCTGCTGGCCTGCGGGGTCCCGCCGGTGACGGCCGCGATCTCCAACAGCATCGGACTGACTCCGGGGTCTGTCGCCGGTGTGTTCGGCTACCGCAGGGAGCTCTCCGGGCAGCGCGCCCGGGTGCTGCGTTTCGGCGCGATGTCCCTCCTGGGCGCGCTCACCGGCGGAACTCTGCTGCTCAACCTCCCCGAACGGGTCTTCACCTCGGTCGCGCCGGTCCTCATCCTGCTGGCCTGTACGCTCATCATCTTCCAGCCGCGGATCAACGCGTGGACCCGGGCCCGCCGCGCCGCGCGTCCGAACGGCGGCCCGCTGCTCCAGCTCGGCGTCTACGGGGCGGGGGTGTACGGCGGCTACTTCACCGCGGCGCAGGGCGTCATCCTGATCAGTCTGCTCGGCAGCTCCCTCAACGACGACATGCAGCGCCTCAACGCGCTGAAGAACGTGCTGGCCCTGATCGTCAACGCCTCCGTGGCCACGTTCTACCTCGTCTTCGCCCAACCGAACTGGACCGCGGCGGCCCTGATCGCCACCGGTTCGGTGGTCGGCGGCTATCTGGGCGCGCGGTTCGGACGCAGGCTCAGTGCGACCGGGCTGCGGGTGCTGGTCGTGCTCATCGGCCTCACCGCAGCGGTCCAACTGGTGCTGCGGTGAGGCCGGACGGTCAGCCCCGGCCGAGGTAGCCGCGCCGCTCGGCGTCGTCGACCAGCGCCAGTGCGTAGGCGCCCAGGGGCTTCGACCCCTCGGCGATGAGTTTCACGTTCTCCAGCACGTCGTCCTTGGAGACCCTGAACTGCTGCCACATGGCGCCCTCGGTGTGCCAGTTGGCGAGCAGCGGCGAGAGGCGGTCGACGGCCCGGGCGAACCGCGCCTCGGGGGTCTTGCGCTCCTCGAACTCGTCCCACAGGCTCCGCGCCCAGGCGGCCTGGTCCTCGGGCAGCAGCGCGAAGATGCGGTCCGCGGCGGCCCGTTCCCGCTCGGCCTGCGAACGGACGGCAGCACGGTCGTAGACGAAGGTGTCCCCGGCGTCGATCTCCACGATGTCGTGGACGACCAGCATGTTCACCACGTGATCGATGTCGGTGCCCTCGGGGGCGTACTCGGCGAACACCCGGGCGAGCACCGTCACGTGCCAGGAGTGCTCGGCGGAGTTCTCCCGACGGGCCCCGTCGATGAGCAGGGAACGGCGCAGGACGCGCTTGAGTTTGTCGACCTCCAGGACGAACCGGAGTTGGGAAGTGAGCCGTTCATGGTCGATACCGCTGGTGAACACCGGCGCCGGCTCGGTCACGTGAGTCGCCCTCCTAGAACTTGTCACACGCGAGCCCCACGGGAAGACGCCCGTTCCGAACGGGCGTCCAGCGAGGAGAGTAGCCGCAGCGTGGGGGACACCAGGTGATTATTCATCACGGTGACGGAGGCCAGCGGAGGGATGTCCGCTCCTGCATCGGGGAAGTGGGGACTCCAGGCGAGGGGCACGCTGACGGGGAGACGACCGGGAGGGGAGACACCGTGGAGCGAACGGTGAACGGCGGCCGACGACTGGTCGTCATCGGCGGGGACGCCGCGGGGATGAGCGCCGCGGCACAGGCGCGCCGCGTCGGCCCCGAGGACCTGGAGATCCTCGCGGTGGAGCGCGGCAGCGTCACCTCGTACGCGGCGTGCGGCCTGCCCTACCTGGTCGCGGGGATCGTGCCGAGGCCGGAGGACCTGATCGTCCGCACCCCGGAGACCTTCGAGCGGGACTTCGCGATCCAGGTGCGCACCCGGACCGAGGCCACCGACATCGACCTGCGGGCGCAGCGGGTCCACACGGTCGACGCGGCGGGACGGGAGCGGGAGGAGCCGTACGACTTCCTCGTGATCGCCACCGGGGCCGTGCCGAACCGCCCGGACCTGCCGGGAAGCCGCGCGGAGGGGGTCTTCGGAGTGCAGACCCTCGACGACGGGGTCAGGCTCCGCGGTTATCTGGAGGAGCACCGGCCGAGCCGCGCCGTGGTCGTGGGGGCCGGGTACATCGGTCTGGAGATGGCCGAGGCGTTCCTCATCCACGGCATGGCGGTCACCGTGCTGGAGGCGGGGCCCGAGCCGATGGGCACCCTGGACGAGGACATGGGCGCGCTGGTGCGCGAGGGGATGGTCCGCGCGGGGGTGGACTTCCGGCCGTGGACGCGGGCGATCGGCTTCGAGACCGACCGGGGCCGGGTGAGCGCTGTGGTGACCGAGGACGCCGCCCACCCCGCGGGCGTGGTGGTGTTGGGTCTGGGAACGCGACCCGACAGCGCACTGGCCCGGTCGGCCGGACTGCGGATCGGGTCGACCGGGGGTGTCGCGGTGGACCGGCGCATGCGGACCTCGCAGGAGAACGTGTGGGCGGCCGGGGACTGCGTGGAGACCTTCCACCGGGTCTCGCGTGCGCCGGTGGCGATCGCGTTGGGGACGCACGCCAACAAGCAGGGCCGGGTCGCCGGGACCAACATCGGCGGCGGGTACGCGAGCTTCGGCGGGGTCGTGGGCACCGCCGTCACCAAGATCTGCGGTCTGGAGGTGGGACGCACCGGGCTGAACGAGGCCCAGGCGCGGGCCGCCGGTTTCGAGTTCGAGTCGGTGGCCGTGGACTCCACCACCCGCGCCGGGTACTTCCCCGGGGCGCTGCCGATCACCGTGAAACTGCTCGCGGAACGGCGCACCGGCCGCCTGCTGGGCGGTCAGGTCGTCGGCGGCGAGGGGGCCGCCCACCGGGTGGACGTGCTGGCCACCGCGCTGTGGAACGGGATGACGGTGGAGGAGGTCGCCGGGATGGACCTCTCCTACGCGCCGCCGTTCTCCCCGACGTGGGACCCGGTGCTGATCACCGCGCGCAGACTCGCCGAACGCGCCTACTGATCCTCCGACGCCGACCGCGGGGCCGGCGGGACGGCGGCCGGGGGGTCGGCGACCAGGTGGGTGTGGAACCACTCGGCGAGGGCGCGGTCGGCCAGCACGGTGCCGGGGGTGGGCGGAGCGGGGTCCAGTCCGGGTTCGGGGCCCAGCGCGTGGGCGAGGTCGGGCACCACGATGTGCCGCAGGGTGTGCGGCCGGTGGTGGGAGGCCAGGGCGTCGTGCAGCAGGCGGCCGTGGCCGGGGCGGATGACCTCGTCCTGTTCGCCGTTGACGATGAGCAGCGGCGTCCGCGGCCTCCGGGAGGCCAGTTCCTCGGCCCGTTCGGTGAAGTCCAGCCAGGTGGCGATCTCGCGGGACCGGTCGTTCCACTCGTAGGCGACGCCGAGGTGGCGTTCCCGGGCCGCGAGCACCTGCGCCGGGTCGATCACGGGATTGACCACGCCCACCGCGTCGACGGGCAGGTCGCTCTCGGCGAGGGCGAGGAACACGGCGGCTCCGCCCGCGCCGACCCCCAGCAGGCCCAGGGGGGCCTCGGGGACCGGGAAGGAGCGGCGCAGTTCGGCGACTGCCCGGGGCAGTTCGGCGGCGGCCTGCTCCACGACGGGGCCGTACAACCGGGACAGGTAGTCCTCCTGGCCGAGGCGGTTGACCTCGGGGACTCCGCCCTCGGGAAGCCGGTGGCCGAAGAGGGGGAGCCCGAGGTAGAACCTCCAGGCGGGCAGTCCGAACAGCGGCAGTGTTCCGGCGAGGGCGGATTCACTGCGCGGGGGTTCGAAGGCGTGCAGGCCGACGACCATCGGCGCGGGCCGGGCCGGGTCGGGCGGCGGGAACGCGAGATAGGGCACTCCGGCGGCGATCCCGGTCAACGGTTCGGCAAGTGTGCTGTCGGCTACCACTGAGAGTTCCTCCCCTGTTCAGACGCGCTTCGCCGACCGAGGGGGACAGGCGTGCCGGCGCGTTGCGAACCTCGTGGTGTGAAGCGGATGAAAGGGCTGTGGACGAGAACGGCCGTCGAAGGAGTCGGGATGGCCGTCCGGGGGCGGACGAGTCGCCGTTCCGCATCGGGGAGCGGCTCGCACGCCATTGTCGCGGACCGTCGGCTGGACCGCGGTCGGAGGGACAGCGGCACAGGATGGTGTCGGCCGAATGGCGAACAGTCATTTTAGCGGTGCTTTGCCGGCTTCTTCGCCCTTGTGGGGAATGTCCTAGTTTTCCGGTTCTGTCGCGAAAAGCTGCTCCAGGTAGCTGCGGACCAGCAGTTTGGCCGCGGAGACGAGACGGGGGTCGCCGTTGGGGTCCTCGCGGAAAGCCATTTTGAGCACCGCGTCCGCGGCCTCGACCGAGACGAGGGCCGCGAGGTCAAGCTTCTCACTCCGGACCGCTCCGGCGGCGGAAATCAGCAGGTCGCGCAGGCGTGTCGCGATGACCTTGTTGTTCTCGCGACTGGAGTCCAGCAGTCGGGGGTCGACCACGTCGCCGAAGTGCAGACTGCGGAACCCCGGCTCCTGGCGGTGCATGGTGACGTACTCGTCGATGATCGCGTCGACGGTCTCGGTCCAGTGGTCGAAGTCCTGCTCCGCGATCCGCTGGGCGATCCGCGCGCTGAAGACGTCCAGATAACGCAGGCCCAGCGCCTGGGTGATCGCCTTCTTGTCGGGAAAGAACTGGTAGACCGAACCGATGGCGACCCCGGCGCGTTCGGCGATCTTGGTCGTGGTCAGCTCGGCGTACCCGCCCTCGTCCAGGAGTTCCGCACAGGCGTCCAGCATGCGCTGCACCCGGGCCATGCTGCGCTGCTGCGCGGGAAGGCGGCGCAGCGGCGCGTGGGCGAGGAAGGGGGTGGTGAGGACGGCCGGCCCGCTCCGGGGGGAGCGGTCGGACGGTTCCTCCGCCGT
This window encodes:
- a CDS encoding TetR/AcrR family transcriptional regulator, translated to MARVQRMLDACAELLDEGGYAELTTTKIAERAGVAIGSVYQFFPDKKAITQALGLRYLDVFSARIAQRIAEQDFDHWTETVDAIIDEYVTMHRQEPGFRSLHFGDVVDPRLLDSSRENNKVIATRLRDLLISAAGAVRSEKLDLAALVSVEAADAVLKMAFREDPNGDPRLVSAAKLLVRSYLEQLFATEPEN
- a CDS encoding sulfite exporter TauE/SafE family protein codes for the protein MNAWEAIAVLAAGAGAGAINTLVGSGTLFTFPVLLACGVPPVTAAISNSIGLTPGSVAGVFGYRRELSGQRARVLRFGAMSLLGALTGGTLLLNLPERVFTSVAPVLILLACTLIIFQPRINAWTRARRAARPNGGPLLQLGVYGAGVYGGYFTAAQGVILISLLGSSLNDDMQRLNALKNVLALIVNASVATFYLVFAQPNWTAAALIATGSVVGGYLGARFGRRLSATGLRVLVVLIGLTAAVQLVLR
- a CDS encoding FAD-dependent oxidoreductase, which gives rise to MERTVNGGRRLVVIGGDAAGMSAAAQARRVGPEDLEILAVERGSVTSYAACGLPYLVAGIVPRPEDLIVRTPETFERDFAIQVRTRTEATDIDLRAQRVHTVDAAGREREEPYDFLVIATGAVPNRPDLPGSRAEGVFGVQTLDDGVRLRGYLEEHRPSRAVVVGAGYIGLEMAEAFLIHGMAVTVLEAGPEPMGTLDEDMGALVREGMVRAGVDFRPWTRAIGFETDRGRVSAVVTEDAAHPAGVVVLGLGTRPDSALARSAGLRIGSTGGVAVDRRMRTSQENVWAAGDCVETFHRVSRAPVAIALGTHANKQGRVAGTNIGGGYASFGGVVGTAVTKICGLEVGRTGLNEAQARAAGFEFESVAVDSTTRAGYFPGALPITVKLLAERRTGRLLGGQVVGGEGAAHRVDVLATALWNGMTVEEVAGMDLSYAPPFSPTWDPVLITARRLAERAY
- a CDS encoding alpha/beta hydrolase family protein encodes the protein MVADSTLAEPLTGIAAGVPYLAFPPPDPARPAPMVVGLHAFEPPRSESALAGTLPLFGLPAWRFYLGLPLFGHRLPEGGVPEVNRLGQEDYLSRLYGPVVEQAAAELPRAVAELRRSFPVPEAPLGLLGVGAGGAAVFLALAESDLPVDAVGVVNPVIDPAQVLAARERHLGVAYEWNDRSREIATWLDFTERAEELASRRPRTPLLIVNGEQDEVIRPGHGRLLHDALASHHRPHTLRHIVVPDLAHALGPEPGLDPAPPTPGTVLADRALAEWFHTHLVADPPAAVPPAPRSASEDQ
- a CDS encoding HD domain-containing protein — encoded protein: MTEPAPVFTSGIDHERLTSQLRFVLEVDKLKRVLRRSLLIDGARRENSAEHSWHVTVLARVFAEYAPEGTDIDHVVNMLVVHDIVEIDAGDTFVYDRAAVRSQAERERAAADRIFALLPEDQAAWARSLWDEFEERKTPEARFARAVDRLSPLLANWHTEGAMWQQFRVSKDDVLENVKLIAEGSKPLGAYALALVDDAERRGYLGRG